From the genome of Nicotiana tabacum cultivar K326 chromosome 17, ASM71507v2, whole genome shotgun sequence:
gattttttttttactttttttcgaaatcagtgttttgccataaaattttcaattttcacttgaaaataaattttggaatttttcaaaaatttgaataactccaaaaaactgtttttcaaaattttcactcagatcactcacaaaaatttaaaaacaacccaaaacTATATTCATGTCCTAACGCAACAATTTCAAATACCATAttcacttgatttttttttttccatatttttggaattttacaattcttatattCAAACGCCCACTTAAACTTCATCttttggggtcatttggtagGGTGTATAGGAATAATGCGGAATaaagtgtattagtaatgcatgatttagtaatacactattgtttgatgtggtgtattaaaaattatcATGCAtcgcataatttttaagaaaaataattgtttacaaaaatgccctccatattctctagTTTTAAGGGATTTaatgacaattttgtctttaaccatactaatgcatgcattaataaccttggtattactaatgtcatgattttctatgcattacttatttacttatacataggataataccaagtatgatgtataactaatacaggCATTAGTTATACACAAGTTGAAAAAatgtaccaaacaaggtattagtaatgcactgagctaatgcttgcattatttttctaatacctcgtaccaaacgaccccttagttaCATAGGTAAAAATATCTTTCGTAATATACAttgatatcttgatttattatCAAATTATAGTAAATTAAGAGGATgtgattaataaaaaaataagccCATAAGGGGCATATTCATGCTGTCTAAGTGAGGTTTTAGTGGGACCTATTTCTGTTTGGAAAATGCAATACTACGTAAGACATGATGTGTACCAATATCTTCGTATCAAAAGCTCTACTGCTTTTTCACTTTTTAAAGTTGACTCAATTAATTTGTAAAGCAGGCtatatttttaaggaaaacataataaaataaaatatatattttcaaaatgtggcAATTGATAAATTCTTTTAAATATAGTCGGATCTTAACATACAAAATGTGTTAAGAATTTTGAAACAACGTTATAACAATATCTATGCGGCATGTTAACATTTTTCAGTGATAAAACAAATGACTTTATTGAAGTATttcaattatatttataaaatatagttTTCAAAGTTCActcaatttgacttttgagcataACAGAAAAGACAGACTTCTTATACCAGCGGCTAGTAAGGTTTTGTCTTCTGCTTAATTagtctttcaatttttttttaaaacatgttCTTTTATTCTGTGTCTCTATTTAGTGCTCTCAACTTTAAAGAAAAAGGTCTAAACCTTCGATTAAGTTAAAATTACTTCTTGTTAGCTACTAGGCAATCAACCTAATAGtatatttgctaaaaaaaaaaagaaggttaaCCTACTTCTTGATTAACAATATTTATAGACTATATTGAAATTCAAATGGCATGTCAAAAGATCGTATAAGCTTATGCAATATTAACAAGAAACCTACTGAAACTAGTAAAAAGTTTCTGACCCAATAATGTAAAAGAAACCTTGTATCATTGCCGCATGGAAGTCACTTTATATATACATTTCCTTCTTTTTCAATAATACTAAATAGTCACATTCTGTGAaccctactactactactcctacGGCGACCAAAATATCTGAGGGGAAAAATATTTGGCCACGTTGAACTAACAATACAATAATATATCTGTTGATCATCAGAAGTACTCAAACGGCGCCGTTTGTTTCTTGAAACTGCTATGATGTGACGACATCGTTTTCTCTGTTCTAGTTCCCGGTGCTGAGGGTGGCGTCACTGATCGTATAAGCGCAAAATTCAAACCCTTGAAAAACGGGTGGGTCTTGACGTCGGCCGCCCCACGCTTCGACCCGAGTCTCCTATTCGGATCCTTGTTCAACAGCCCAGATATCAAGTCCCGGGCGTGCGCTTCACTCGTTGTAGCAGGCGCGTTGGTCGGGAAAGTCAATGGTTTCTTCACAATGCTCCGCAGCGTAGCTTCGTTGGATGTACCAGCAAATGGCGTCCTCCCGTAGATCATTTCATAAATGAAGATACCCAGGGCCCACCAGTCCACGGCATTTCCATGAGACCTACCGGATGCCACCTCAGGTGCCACATACTCGTGGGTCCCAACAAACGAACATGACCGGGCAGTGACCGGTTCAGCCACAAACAACCGGTTGGTTGAGAACGATTGTACCTTTTTTGACCGGAACAGCCGGTTGGATATGCAGAAAAATGGCGGAGGTGAAGTTGACGACTCGTATGAAAAGTCAGGTGATTCAACGGCTGCGATTGAGTCTGAGCAAAGGGATAAATCGAAGTCCGTGATCATAATGTGACCGTCCGATCTAACCAACACATTTTCTGGCTTCAAATCCCTGTAAATTATCCCTAACATATGGAGATACTCGAGTGCTACCAAAACCTCGGCTGCGTAAAACCTAGCGAAAAagaaagataataaaataaaaattaatccCCATTTTATAGGAAAATTAACTGAAATTTCAACTTGGGAAAAAAGTCAGAAAACACATTTTTAGAATACAGAGAAATAAGTCACTGATTGCTTATTTGATAAGATAAGGGAAAAGACCCTGATTTAGTAAGTTCCCGTTGGAGTGTTGAGAAATGACCAAACAAGAAAAACCCTAAACGGGAAATTTCTCATTAATGGAAATTTGCGGCTAATTTTccgaaaaataaaagaatgtgtgaaaatatttttatgtGGTTTCTCAAATGCAGAATGAAACAAACAGAACAAGATTTGGATAAAGAAATCACCAAGTAGAAAAGTGCTTTTTGTAGTAAAGAAACAAGGCAAAAAACAGAGTATCAAGTTGTGGAGAAAACAACAATCTAATGGGCATGTATATATTCAGTTCTCGATTTAGCCATCCAGTAAAATGAAACAAATAGCCCAATGTATATAaaaacaaatatacatataaaagtTAGAGAGAGAGTAAGAAGTACCTAGAAGTGTTGAGAGAGAAGCGTTTATGGGGTTGTTTATGTCTAAGGGAATGCAAATCACCACCAGAACAGTACTCCATAACAACACACGAAAAATGAGAAGCTTCAAACTCAGCATAAAGCGTAGGCAAAAAAGGATGGTCCAACATTTTAATAATTTTCCTCTCAGTTTCAGCTCTTTGAACCTTCTTCTTCAAAGCCAAAACCTCATTATCCACAACCTTCATGGCGTAGAGCCGCTCCTTCACCGCCTCATCCGCAGCGTTACGGAGGCGGCAGAGGTACACTCTGCCGATATCTCCGCTGCCGATCTGCCGGACGAGACTAAAATCCCTAAAACACAACCCCTTTCCGACTGAACGTATCGCCTGAAAACAAGAATCCGACGACCGGTGAGGCTTCAACGTCGGATTCTGCTCCGGCGAGCTCGGCGGAAGCTCGAAGGATAACCGACTAAAACTTGTGCTGTGGCTATGATCACTGCTCGTACTCATCGAAATTTTACTAAAATTCGACCCCACGAAAGAAAAATTATCTTTCGACTCGTTTGCGTAACCAAATGTATCAGACATATCGTACATAATAATTTTAGAAACAGGGAAACATAGTTGTTGATTTTCAACAAAATGGAGAAAAACCAATCTATTGGAACTTTCGGTAATAGGCTTTGAGAATCAGATGCTGAAAAATGTGTGGATTTTTGTGAAATGAACAgcggaaaaaagaagaagaaaagataagAGGAATCAAagacttgtttgttgttgttactagAGGTGAAAATTGAAACAAGTCAAATATTTCACGTTGAAGAAAGATAGATCctaatacaactatataaagaaaaaaattgagAGAGAACCTTATTAAACAAAAAATTCCGTACCAGAGAGAAAGTGAGAAGAAAAATAGCTATGGTTATAGCTCTGATTTGTTTTTTCTGTACTTTGTGTAGGCTATGGTTTTTATGGCTGTAGGGAGGTTTTGTAGAGAAGGGGGATGGTGGTTGTGACTATTTACGCTGCAACAGTACGGACAACGGGCGAGTTTTTACTTTTTTACAAGGGTGGAGGGTGGGGTAAATTAACTTTTTTGACTATGGGGGTGGACACGTGAGTTACTGCATGGCACGTGCGATGAGGTTTGAATGACGTAATTGTCTTGGCACGTGTGCAAAGGTGGTCTGTGAGAATTGGCACGTGCCGAATGGGATTGAGTTGCTTATATGCACTTGAACTTCAGACAGAATGTACAGTACGCGTGGTATTGGACTAAGGATTTTGAAAGATGCATTTTTGCCCTTTTAACTGACCCAATGACCATTTGTTGCTTGTCAacttctttaatttatttatttgagtattttctcctttaaacttGACTACACAGATGCGttaatttttttgaaagtttttgtTCGCTTGTTTGGACGGTTGTTACGTGAAGTTTAATAATGTAccttattgtattgtattgtttgataaatataatatttggataaatTATATCATTTGGTATCGTTTCGTACaaaaaatatgaagaataaacttacaacattattaaaaaaaaagatgatacgaaatagaattattatataaaaaaagtaggataaaggataaaatatgattatttaataataaagaaggaaaaaatgagagaaaaaaataaggtaacgatGCCACCACACCAAATTCGTTACATAAAGTGATATTTTTCGTTGTTACGTAACGACGAATtaaacgatacgatacaataaaatttaagtaacaatcaaaataaatattatatttaaaataacaatacgttataATATAACAGTtaataaccatccaaacaagctatacttttcaactttgtttttttgtttaatGTATGTGATAACCGCGATATCCTAATCAATTTAATTGCAGATATCAACTTATATTTCATTGATATAGTGTTGAATAACTTTGAGCACCATGACTCACATAGTCACGTACTCCCTTCGGTCGGttcataatatttaatttttccgAATGttaagaaggaattaatttttatgttaaaaattatctctggagtaaagagcctagaaatattttattatatttttaatgaacaaattaaagttaatatgatcaattttattgTTAGTTAATACTAAAAAGTATATTCCTTACTGTgtgtgaaaataacaaaaaaatcaattaaagtaatatggagggagtaatattttTTGCTCACAATATTATGCATTGTTGCCCGTTTTTGTTCATTTAGTATTTTCTAGATCTTAATTTATGTGACGCATTTATTTTAGTCAGTTAAAAAATAATGACAAAAAAATGACACcttaaaactatttatttttaatatccTCGTTCGGACGCGTTTGATATAAATATTCATTCTCTTATATAATTAaggagaaaaatatttaaaaaatgtaaaaattctcACCACCACTCATTTAAAGGATAATTCTGATATTTTACACATTTGGATTGCATGTCAAAAATCTcttttaattctttaaattttgtGTCCAGTAAACATTCACATAAAATAAGATAGAGATAATAGTAAATTTTTGAAGTGTGATTTGAATGGAATTTGTAAAGTTTGGCGACGCCCAATCAAGATATAAGAAATTTTCCATTAAAGAAAGCCGTGAGTACCTCAATTTTAACATATACATATGCCAACTTAGTAGTGTTCAATAATGATTTACAAAAGTAAAAATCTTACCAATACTTACAGTTACAGGATTGGAGAAAATCAGAAAGCACACATGTGATATTGGTAGGAGTTTAACCGGCAATCTTTTGGTTATGAACTCACATTAGTTCAACATAATTACTTGTAAGCTTAATAATATGCTAATCACAAATACATCATATGCAATGATTAACATAATTTAGGTATAGTTTAGGGTGCAATCTTTATTCTTGTACGGAAAAAGAAATCCCTAATTCGAAACAAGATAAATATTTTAGGGTGACGACAAGTTAAAAAGTTTATGATgattacatttttattttttattacagGAAAAAAATATGTTTGTCAAAATACTTTTATATGTGCTAAATTTTCCCTAATATATACTTGCGAGTGAGACAAAAGAAGAATATTGTTTCTTATTTGTCATAATAATGTCAAGCATATTGAATAAAAACAAAGTCTACTTCTAATATCAAAGCTTATGTGCAATTTGGTAAATAAAAGTTGTTCCAAAGTCTTCAGATTTTCTTCTTAGTCGAAACTAAGAagagaagcaaaaggaaaattcattgCCAGAGGATGTCCAAGAGTTAATTTAATGGATGATCACtcgatttttattttgttatactAAAATTATTAAGTATTTCGTAAAAAATCACTCAACTTTACTTAAGTATCATTAAAGTcactaaatttattttataaccAAAAAATTATTCAAGCTTTGCCTAAGTATTACAAAGAGTCATTAGGAGGAAACAAAATAGACATTTTATATAATACTTAAGCAAGGTTGAATGATTCTTTGGTTATAAAATATCTTGTTTACTGACTTTCTATGATACTTAGGCAAAAATTAAGTAATTCTTTTATGCAAGAAAATAGTTTAGTGACTTATGTAATTGTTAGACAAAGTTGTATTgttcttttgttacaaaaataatttaataactcAGGTCCAATAAAGTAAAAGTTAATTAACCAGCCGTAAAATTACACCGGATACCGAGCTAGTTCGAGAGAACTCATCCAAAATTTGAGATAATGGTTCGAATGAGTATTATTATACGAGAGAGTAAACAATTAGCAACTCTGGCCAAAGCAGCAATTTTCATCAATTCAAGAAAGTATATATTATAACCTATGACTGTATTTAATATTTATGCCTTAAATTTAATCTATTTTCCCCAACAGTTTCCCCAACAGTACCTTATGGTCTATGCATGAGATTCTGGATAAAGAACAGTGACTTCATATAAATGATATGTGGCTCTTAAATTATTGTATAGCACTTTTCGGTTATTATATCATACGTTTCATGCTTTTGTTGGCAATCAAGCAGAACTTTTTGCTCTGTTGGCCCCTTTAATTTCTTTCATGTCCCACAATATGACTCCAACCAGAGTAACCAATCAttgaaacaaaaacaaaatattaATTTCAGGTAATGattttttaatgaaatattttatgtGATACAATAAATTGTAGGTGTTAAAATTATGAttcttttaagaaaaaatcgTGTCAATTAGTTCATAATGTGATAACGATAGTAAAAAGGTAATGGAAAAGTTCATTTAGTTCCTATCTAAAAGAATGATTATATATTAAACCATATATTATACAAATTGGTGTAAACACTTCCTTTAATTTGCAAATTGCACTGCAATTCAGCCAATTGATACTTCGGCTGTGAAACTTACAAAAATAAACATTATCACTTTAAAATTTTAATCTTGTTTATCCATAATATTGTGCAAGGAACACTAAATAATTTTTCTCATTTAATTGAtcaatgttctttgacctaaATGCCCTTTCAACCACAATATGGGTTTTTTCCTGAGATATTTGTTAGATTACTGCCAGAGAAGCATAATGAAATCTTATCATCACCTCCAACTGCTTACcctaaaattggataacaattgaatttatacgcgattttaatgatacgtgatataacttgatacaaattgaaAGAATAGATTAATGTTGAAATTAACG
Proteins encoded in this window:
- the LOC107778171 gene encoding protein kinase PINOID-like, yielding MYDMSDTFGYANESKDNFSFVGSNFSKISMSTSSDHSHSTSFSRLSFELPPSSPEQNPTLKPHRSSDSCFQAIRSVGKGLCFRDFSLVRQIGSGDIGRVYLCRLRNAADEAVKERLYAMKVVDNEVLALKKKVQRAETERKIIKMLDHPFLPTLYAEFEASHFSCVVMEYCSGGDLHSLRHKQPHKRFSLNTSRFYAAEVLVALEYLHMLGIIYRDLKPENVLVRSDGHIMITDFDLSLCSDSIAAVESPDFSYESSTSPPPFFCISNRLFRSKKVQSFSTNRLFVAEPVTARSCSFVGTHEYVAPEVASGRSHGNAVDWWALGIFIYEMIYGRTPFAGTSNEATLRSIVKKPLTFPTNAPATTSEAHARDLISGLLNKDPNRRLGSKRGAADVKTHPFFKGLNFALIRSVTPPSAPGTRTEKTMSSHHSSFKKQTAPFEYF